One window from the genome of Cryptomeria japonica chromosome 6, Sugi_1.0, whole genome shotgun sequence encodes:
- the LOC131048062 gene encoding serine/arginine-rich splicing factor SR30 isoform X5, with amino-acid sequence MAFFLMQVEIARGGGASSVDIYDSSSYYSGSRSSSTYRRSGYRVLVYGLPSSASWQDLKDHMRRAGDVCFAEVYRKRSGTVGVVDYTTYEDMKYAIRKLDDSEFRNPFSRSYIRVREDRGYQSSYSRSRSRSRSPSYDYYRRGYRGRSYSRSRSPSYRQSRSRSRSYGYRRSYSGSSRSRSPFSYSCSRSRSVSKSPSGSYSPRHKTASRSVSRSPSRSQSRSRSVSRSRSHSPSPMRPFSRSRSQSQSLSFSQHYSKKRSASASRSRSGSDPRYPSMKTHSGSEGPSVRSVSPRSEDNGISPSRDSS; translated from the exons ATGGCTTTTTTCTTGATGCAGGTTGAGATTGCTCGTGGAGGAGGTGCTTCATCTGTTGACATTTATGACAGTAGTAGCTACTATTCTGGTAGTCGTTCAAGTAGTACATATAGGCGCTCTGGATACCGTG TTCTTGTTTATGGATTACCTTCTTCAGCATCATGGCAAGATTTGAAG GATCACATGCGACGAGCTGGTGATGTATGCTTTGCTGAAGTATATCGCAAAAGAAGTG GCACTGTGGGAGTTGTGGACTATACAACCTATGAAGATATGAAGTATGCG ATAAGGAAGCTTGATGATTCAGAGTTCCGTAATCCTTTCTCTCGTTCATACATAAGG GTTAGAGAAGACAGAGGGTATCAAAGTAGCTATTCCCGGAGTCGGAGCCGCAG CCGAAGCCCAAGCTATGATTATTACAGGCGAGGATATCGTGGTCGCAGTTATAGCAGAAGTCGAAGCCCCAGTTATAGACAAAGCCGAAGCCGCAGCCGCAGTTACGGTTATCGACGGAGTTATAGTGGAAG CAGTCGATCCAGAAGCCCATTTTCTTATTCATGTTCACGATCGAGGTCAGTTTCAAAGTCTCCATCTGGTTCATACTCTCCTAGGCATAAGACTGCTTCACGTTCTGTATCTCGATCACCATCACGGTCACAATCACGTTCACGTTCTGTTTCCAG GTCTAGATCACATTCACCGTCTCCAATG AGACCATTTTCACGAAGCCGAAGCCAAAGTCAAAGCCTGAGTTTTAGCCAACATTATAGTAAGAAGCGAAGTGCTAGTGCATCACGCTCCCGTTCTGGTTCAGATCCTCGATATCCATCG ATGAAGACACACAGTGGTAGTGAAGGTCCAAGTGTACGCAGTGTGAGCCCAAGATCTGAAGATAAT GGAATATCTCCTAGCCGGGATTCTTCATGA
- the LOC131048062 gene encoding serine/arginine-rich splicing factor SR30 isoform X3 has product MRRSNCTIYVGNLPGDVTKGEIEDLFYKYGRIIDIDLKLPPRPPGYCFIEFEDARDAEDAIRGRDGYKFDGHRLRVEIARGGGASSVDIYDSSSYYSGSRSSSTYRRSGYRVLVYGLPSSASWQDLKDHMRRAGDVCFAEVYRKRSGTVGVVDYTTYEDMKYAIRKLDDSEFRNPFSRSYIRVREDRGYQSSYSRSRSRSRSPSYDYYRRGYRGRSYSRSRSPSYRQSRSRSRSYGYRRSYSGSSRSRSPFSYSCSRSRSRSHSPSPMRPFSRSRSQSQSLSFSQHYSKKRSASASRSRSGSDPRYPSMKTHSGSEGPSVRSVSPRSEDNGISPSRDSS; this is encoded by the exons ATGAGAAGATCAAACTGCACAATTTATGTTGGTAATCTTCCAGGGGATGTAACAAAGGGTGAAATTGAGGACCTCTTTTACAAG TATGGGCGCATCATAGACATTGATTTAAAGCTACCGCCACGACCACCTGGTTATTGCTTCATTGAG TTTGAGGATGCTCGAGATGCTGAGGATGCAATCAGAGGTCGTGATGGTTACAAGTTTGATGGACACAGGCTTCGG GTTGAGATTGCTCGTGGAGGAGGTGCTTCATCTGTTGACATTTATGACAGTAGTAGCTACTATTCTGGTAGTCGTTCAAGTAGTACATATAGGCGCTCTGGATACCGTG TTCTTGTTTATGGATTACCTTCTTCAGCATCATGGCAAGATTTGAAG GATCACATGCGACGAGCTGGTGATGTATGCTTTGCTGAAGTATATCGCAAAAGAAGTG GCACTGTGGGAGTTGTGGACTATACAACCTATGAAGATATGAAGTATGCG ATAAGGAAGCTTGATGATTCAGAGTTCCGTAATCCTTTCTCTCGTTCATACATAAGG GTTAGAGAAGACAGAGGGTATCAAAGTAGCTATTCCCGGAGTCGGAGCCGCAG CCGAAGCCCAAGCTATGATTATTACAGGCGAGGATATCGTGGTCGCAGTTATAGCAGAAGTCGAAGCCCCAGTTATAGACAAAGCCGAAGCCGCAGCCGCAGTTACGGTTATCGACGGAGTTATAGTGGAAG CAGTCGATCCAGAAGCCCATTTTCTTATTCATGTTCACGATCGAG GTCTAGATCACATTCACCGTCTCCAATG AGACCATTTTCACGAAGCCGAAGCCAAAGTCAAAGCCTGAGTTTTAGCCAACATTATAGTAAGAAGCGAAGTGCTAGTGCATCACGCTCCCGTTCTGGTTCAGATCCTCGATATCCATCG ATGAAGACACACAGTGGTAGTGAAGGTCCAAGTGTACGCAGTGTGAGCCCAAGATCTGAAGATAAT GGAATATCTCCTAGCCGGGATTCTTCATGA
- the LOC131048062 gene encoding serine/arginine-rich splicing factor SR30 isoform X1, whose amino-acid sequence MRRSNCTIYVGNLPGDVTKGEIEDLFYKYGRIIDIDLKLPPRPPGYCFIEFEDARDAEDAIRGRDGYKFDGHRLRVEIARGGGASSVDIYDSSSYYSGSRSSSTYRRSGYRVLVYGLPSSASWQDLKDHMRRAGDVCFAEVYRKRSGTVGVVDYTTYEDMKYAIRKLDDSEFRNPFSRSYIRVREDRGYQSSYSRSRSRSRSPSYDYYRRGYRGRSYSRSRSPSYRQSRSRSRSYGYRRSYSGSSRSRSPFSYSCSRSRSVSKSPSGSYSPRHKTASRSVSRSPSRSQSRSRSVSRSRSHSPSPMRPFSRSRSQSQSLSFSQHYSKKRSASASRSRSGSDPRYPSMKTHSGSEGPSVRSVSPRSEDNGISPSRDSS is encoded by the exons ATGAGAAGATCAAACTGCACAATTTATGTTGGTAATCTTCCAGGGGATGTAACAAAGGGTGAAATTGAGGACCTCTTTTACAAG TATGGGCGCATCATAGACATTGATTTAAAGCTACCGCCACGACCACCTGGTTATTGCTTCATTGAG TTTGAGGATGCTCGAGATGCTGAGGATGCAATCAGAGGTCGTGATGGTTACAAGTTTGATGGACACAGGCTTCGG GTTGAGATTGCTCGTGGAGGAGGTGCTTCATCTGTTGACATTTATGACAGTAGTAGCTACTATTCTGGTAGTCGTTCAAGTAGTACATATAGGCGCTCTGGATACCGTG TTCTTGTTTATGGATTACCTTCTTCAGCATCATGGCAAGATTTGAAG GATCACATGCGACGAGCTGGTGATGTATGCTTTGCTGAAGTATATCGCAAAAGAAGTG GCACTGTGGGAGTTGTGGACTATACAACCTATGAAGATATGAAGTATGCG ATAAGGAAGCTTGATGATTCAGAGTTCCGTAATCCTTTCTCTCGTTCATACATAAGG GTTAGAGAAGACAGAGGGTATCAAAGTAGCTATTCCCGGAGTCGGAGCCGCAG CCGAAGCCCAAGCTATGATTATTACAGGCGAGGATATCGTGGTCGCAGTTATAGCAGAAGTCGAAGCCCCAGTTATAGACAAAGCCGAAGCCGCAGCCGCAGTTACGGTTATCGACGGAGTTATAGTGGAAG CAGTCGATCCAGAAGCCCATTTTCTTATTCATGTTCACGATCGAGGTCAGTTTCAAAGTCTCCATCTGGTTCATACTCTCCTAGGCATAAGACTGCTTCACGTTCTGTATCTCGATCACCATCACGGTCACAATCACGTTCACGTTCTGTTTCCAG GTCTAGATCACATTCACCGTCTCCAATG AGACCATTTTCACGAAGCCGAAGCCAAAGTCAAAGCCTGAGTTTTAGCCAACATTATAGTAAGAAGCGAAGTGCTAGTGCATCACGCTCCCGTTCTGGTTCAGATCCTCGATATCCATCG ATGAAGACACACAGTGGTAGTGAAGGTCCAAGTGTACGCAGTGTGAGCCCAAGATCTGAAGATAAT GGAATATCTCCTAGCCGGGATTCTTCATGA
- the LOC131048062 gene encoding serine/arginine-rich splicing factor SR30 isoform X4, giving the protein MRRSNCTIYVGNLPGDVTKGEIEDLFYKYGRIIDIDLKLPPRPPGYCFIEFEDARDAEDAIRGRDGYKFDGHRLRVEIARGGGASSVDIYDSSSYYSGSRSSSTYRRSGYRVLVYGLPSSASWQDLKDHMRRAGDVCFAEVYRKRSGTVGVVDYTTYEDMKYAIRKLDDSEFRNPFSRSYIRVREDRGYQSSYSRSRSRSRSPSYDYYRRGYRGRSYSRSRSPSYRQSRSRSRSYGYRRSYSGSRSRSPFSYSCSRSRSRSHSPSPMRPFSRSRSQSQSLSFSQHYSKKRSASASRSRSGSDPRYPSMKTHSGSEGPSVRSVSPRSEDNGISPSRDSS; this is encoded by the exons ATGAGAAGATCAAACTGCACAATTTATGTTGGTAATCTTCCAGGGGATGTAACAAAGGGTGAAATTGAGGACCTCTTTTACAAG TATGGGCGCATCATAGACATTGATTTAAAGCTACCGCCACGACCACCTGGTTATTGCTTCATTGAG TTTGAGGATGCTCGAGATGCTGAGGATGCAATCAGAGGTCGTGATGGTTACAAGTTTGATGGACACAGGCTTCGG GTTGAGATTGCTCGTGGAGGAGGTGCTTCATCTGTTGACATTTATGACAGTAGTAGCTACTATTCTGGTAGTCGTTCAAGTAGTACATATAGGCGCTCTGGATACCGTG TTCTTGTTTATGGATTACCTTCTTCAGCATCATGGCAAGATTTGAAG GATCACATGCGACGAGCTGGTGATGTATGCTTTGCTGAAGTATATCGCAAAAGAAGTG GCACTGTGGGAGTTGTGGACTATACAACCTATGAAGATATGAAGTATGCG ATAAGGAAGCTTGATGATTCAGAGTTCCGTAATCCTTTCTCTCGTTCATACATAAGG GTTAGAGAAGACAGAGGGTATCAAAGTAGCTATTCCCGGAGTCGGAGCCGCAG CCGAAGCCCAAGCTATGATTATTACAGGCGAGGATATCGTGGTCGCAGTTATAGCAGAAGTCGAAGCCCCAGTTATAGACAAAGCCGAAGCCGCAGCCGCAGTTACGGTTATCGACGGAGTTATAGTGGAAG TCGATCCAGAAGCCCATTTTCTTATTCATGTTCACGATCGAG GTCTAGATCACATTCACCGTCTCCAATG AGACCATTTTCACGAAGCCGAAGCCAAAGTCAAAGCCTGAGTTTTAGCCAACATTATAGTAAGAAGCGAAGTGCTAGTGCATCACGCTCCCGTTCTGGTTCAGATCCTCGATATCCATCG ATGAAGACACACAGTGGTAGTGAAGGTCCAAGTGTACGCAGTGTGAGCCCAAGATCTGAAGATAAT GGAATATCTCCTAGCCGGGATTCTTCATGA
- the LOC131048062 gene encoding serine/arginine-rich splicing factor SR30 isoform X2, translated as MRRSNCTIYVGNLPGDVTKGEIEDLFYKYGRIIDIDLKLPPRPPGYCFIEFEDARDAEDAIRGRDGYKFDGHRLRVEIARGGGASSVDIYDSSSYYSGSRSSSTYRRSGYRVLVYGLPSSASWQDLKDHMRRAGDVCFAEVYRKRSGTVGVVDYTTYEDMKYAIRKLDDSEFRNPFSRSYIRVREDRGYQSSYSRSRSRSRSPSYDYYRRGYRGRSYSRSRSPSYRQSRSRSRSYGYRRSYSGSRSRSPFSYSCSRSRSVSKSPSGSYSPRHKTASRSVSRSPSRSQSRSRSVSRSRSHSPSPMRPFSRSRSQSQSLSFSQHYSKKRSASASRSRSGSDPRYPSMKTHSGSEGPSVRSVSPRSEDNGISPSRDSS; from the exons ATGAGAAGATCAAACTGCACAATTTATGTTGGTAATCTTCCAGGGGATGTAACAAAGGGTGAAATTGAGGACCTCTTTTACAAG TATGGGCGCATCATAGACATTGATTTAAAGCTACCGCCACGACCACCTGGTTATTGCTTCATTGAG TTTGAGGATGCTCGAGATGCTGAGGATGCAATCAGAGGTCGTGATGGTTACAAGTTTGATGGACACAGGCTTCGG GTTGAGATTGCTCGTGGAGGAGGTGCTTCATCTGTTGACATTTATGACAGTAGTAGCTACTATTCTGGTAGTCGTTCAAGTAGTACATATAGGCGCTCTGGATACCGTG TTCTTGTTTATGGATTACCTTCTTCAGCATCATGGCAAGATTTGAAG GATCACATGCGACGAGCTGGTGATGTATGCTTTGCTGAAGTATATCGCAAAAGAAGTG GCACTGTGGGAGTTGTGGACTATACAACCTATGAAGATATGAAGTATGCG ATAAGGAAGCTTGATGATTCAGAGTTCCGTAATCCTTTCTCTCGTTCATACATAAGG GTTAGAGAAGACAGAGGGTATCAAAGTAGCTATTCCCGGAGTCGGAGCCGCAG CCGAAGCCCAAGCTATGATTATTACAGGCGAGGATATCGTGGTCGCAGTTATAGCAGAAGTCGAAGCCCCAGTTATAGACAAAGCCGAAGCCGCAGCCGCAGTTACGGTTATCGACGGAGTTATAGTGGAAG TCGATCCAGAAGCCCATTTTCTTATTCATGTTCACGATCGAGGTCAGTTTCAAAGTCTCCATCTGGTTCATACTCTCCTAGGCATAAGACTGCTTCACGTTCTGTATCTCGATCACCATCACGGTCACAATCACGTTCACGTTCTGTTTCCAG GTCTAGATCACATTCACCGTCTCCAATG AGACCATTTTCACGAAGCCGAAGCCAAAGTCAAAGCCTGAGTTTTAGCCAACATTATAGTAAGAAGCGAAGTGCTAGTGCATCACGCTCCCGTTCTGGTTCAGATCCTCGATATCCATCG ATGAAGACACACAGTGGTAGTGAAGGTCCAAGTGTACGCAGTGTGAGCCCAAGATCTGAAGATAAT GGAATATCTCCTAGCCGGGATTCTTCATGA